The following nucleotide sequence is from Triticum dicoccoides isolate Atlit2015 ecotype Zavitan chromosome 7B, WEW_v2.0, whole genome shotgun sequence.
aaactatgccatgaatgtggccataagattgatcatttggcttgaaagccatgagtcTTCACGCAcgttagctcatttctgagaacatttttttaaaataattgccgtattacaagtttattatttttcctggaaactaggccacatatgatgacacaatgcgaaggttttctaatttttttgattttttttatttgttatgcccgtttgaaaatgcggtcaaaacggcgggcttgaccgttcctagctagttgatgAATCTTGGAAACATTTTcatgtttatctgattaaatagatagttatgtacctagaaatgatttttggaaaaaataaagagaaaatgaggcagctacagttcgaatccgacccgcttcctgctgaatcggtggaaatttgtattTTTTACAAGaagtggatcaaggcttttgacacccaaccatttggttaattgtgaattaaatatggcctagtattttataaaagttatttggtccaatttggcaacaattatttggtaggttcttaacaaaaaacctcatttggggcactcgaaaaatagaaaatgattttttgtccaaagaaaatgaaaatttccttaggtaacactgtttgccattccaatatgcacccttgtgcacaatatgagatcacttGAATAAACtataccatgaatgtggccataagattgatcatttggcttgaaagccattgatctccacacatgatagctcgtttctgagaacacttcttTAAAAGAatcgccgtattacaagtttattatttttcctgataacttggtcacatataatgacacaatgcgaaggttttccaattttttcatcttttttgattttttatgcccgtttcaaaatggggtcaaaacagcgggcatgaccgttcctagatagtggttgaatcttggtattttttttgtgtttctatgattaaatagatacttatgtacgtacaaatgatttttggaaaaaataaagagcaaactatgaggaaaCTACAGTACAAATTTACCCGCTTtctgctgaatcggcggaaatttgtctttttcatgagaggtgcatcgaaacttttgacacctaaccatttggtcaattgtgcattatatatggcctagtattttagaaaattgatttggtaaaaTTTTGCTACAAATATATGGTAAGTCCTTAacaaaaaaacttattttgggcactcaaaaaatgtaaAATTGTTTTTTCGTGCAAAAtaaataaaaactccctttgtcaatgttgtttgccaatctaagatgtaaacttattttgagcattgaaaaatgaaatgaaaattttgtatgtaatcaatcatgaccaatttatatggtcaaaaaacCTACAAATTGTTTGCTGCGCTCTGATTGGTCCATAGGCATATCATGCGGATCATGCCTCAACCACCGTTGGATGCTTCTGGATCCAACGGCagccctcaccctctcacccaaaccctaactcaaatcccctcctctcccccgatccactctccccctctcatccaACAGCTGCCACCCCCaaccctcctctccctcctctcatCTTTCTCCCAGATCCGATCGAAGCACCGCCGCCACCCCCACCCATCACCATCGACCTCTCCACCATCTCCCCNNNNNNNNNNNNNNNNNNNNNNNNNNNNNNNNNNNNNNNNNNNNNNNNNNNNNNNNNNNNNNNNNNNNNNNNNNNNNNNNNNNNNNNNNNNNNNNNNNNNNNNNNNNNNNNNNNNNNNNNNNNNNNNNNNNNNNNNNNNNNNNNNNNNNNNNNNNNNNNNNNNNNNNNNNNNNNNNNNNNNNNNNNNNNNNNNNNNNNNNNNNNNNNNNNNNNNNNNNNNNNNNNNNNNNNNNNNNNNNNNNNNNNNNNNNNNNNNNNNNNNNNNNNNNNNNNNNNNNNNNNNNNNNNNNNNNNNNNNNNNNNNNNNNNNNNNNNNNNNNNNNNNNNNNNNNNNNNNNNNNNNNNNNNNNNNNNNNNNNNNNNNNNNNNNNNNNNNNNNNNNNNNNNNNNNNNNNNNNNNNNNNNNNNNNNNNNNNNNNNNNNNNNNNNNNNNNNNNNNNNNNNNNNNNNNNNNNNNNNNNNNNNNNNNNNNNNNNNNNNNNNNCTGGACCCCGACGGCGCCCGCATCGGCTCCGGCGCCGCCGCGCTGCACGCCTCGCCTCCCTCGCTCACCACCTCGTCTTCCAGGTCAGGAAGCCCTACCTCACTCCGCCTTTCCCTCGCCTGCTCGCGCAGTCAGTATATTTCTGCTCCCTTGACCTGAATTTTCACATATGAACTCAATTTCTCTTGCAGGCCACCAAGGAAGAGATCGCCGAATTCCTCCCCGAAGCGACCAGCTCCTCCGCCGATGACGTCCCACTAGCATCCGTGGTGCGCTTCATGGCCACCAAGCACGTGCTGCTGCTGCACGCCGGCGGCGACAGTAAGAGAGTTCTGTGGGCGAACCCCATGGGGAAGGCCTTCCTGCTGGTGCCTTACATGGCCGGGGACAACCCCGACGGGCATGTCCGGCTGCTCTTCGACCACATCAGGGAGGGTCCAGCGCAAGGCAAGGATTCAAGACCGGCATCGGCAAGTCCAACCTGCCCTCCCGCTTCACCCGCAACGAGTTCAGCCTCGAGTCCAAGTCCACCATCAGGGGGGTCGAGTTCACCACCCGCTCCCTCTAGGTCGACGGCAAGGTCGTCAAGGCCCAGATTTGGGACACCGCTGGCTCTTCCTATCCCCGTCTGTTCGGCAGCAGGTAGATTCCCCTTCCCCTtaagcgcgcgcgcgcgcgtgtgtgtgtgtgtgtgtgtgtgtgtgtgtgtgtgtgcatgtctgCTGTGGGGCTTTTGTTTGTTGGATCTCGCTGCCAAATTATGCTACGTGCTGGAGCAGCTGCGCACTGAAGTATAGGGGTAGGTTCATTCAGTCCTGCTAATGGATCATAGCATCGGCTGCTTACGAATCAGTTGGTTGTACGACTTGGGGACTTGCATAGCTAAAATCGCATGATCTGTTTGGTGCTATTTTTGGTCTTGGAAATGCCCCCCATGTAGATTTAGCTCAGTACACTATGATCATGTAGTCTGTGTAGGCTTATTACTCTGTGGTTTTATCTTGCCACTGCAGTGAAGATCAAGGATTCACCGGCAACGGAGTTAGTTCTGATATTTCAGTtgtaatagttgttacatttctcaTGTTTAATTCCTGTTCTGGAAGTCCAAGTAACTTACAAAGTACGTCCTATCATGATTGATTCCTTCTCAGTTAGTCTCCGGGGGAAATAATATGCTAGTTTTTGCCACCTCTGGGAACTCTATTAGTTTTGCTTTTGCCAACGGTGCAAACCGCACAAAACCATAGCATAGCATTTGAAAAAGCGATGTACTCTTAACC
It contains:
- the LOC119336250 gene encoding uncharacterized protein LOC119336250; this encodes MATKHVLLLHAGGDSKRVLWANPMGKAFLLVPYMAGDNPDGHVRLLFDHIREGPAQGKDSRPASASPTCPPASPATSSASSPSPPSGGSSSPPAPSRSTARSSRPRFGTPLALPIPVCSAAVVETMDGTIAVACVSRASGSVL